The Meiothermus cerbereus DSM 11376 genome includes a region encoding these proteins:
- a CDS encoding fumarylacetoacetate hydrolase family protein — translation MKLVRFDAGQWGILEGELIHETDGPAGNPTGRHFDLGGVTLLAPATPSKIVCVGRNYLDHIREMGHDFGGDLPKEPGLFLKAPNALAHPANPARPEQSGDAVPYPSFTNLLHYEGELAVVIESRMKNVPESEALEHVLGYTCALDVTARDKQKTDLQWVRAKSADKFCPLGPWLVTSLDPQNTTLRTYINGELRQEAHTSLMIFPVAKILSYISSFMTLEPGDVVLTGTPEGVGELKPGDLVEVAIEGIGDLHTRIGH, via the coding sequence ATGAAGCTTGTACGGTTTGACGCAGGTCAGTGGGGCATACTGGAAGGCGAGTTGATTCACGAAACCGACGGCCCGGCGGGCAACCCCACGGGCCGTCATTTTGATCTGGGGGGTGTGACCCTGCTGGCCCCGGCCACACCCAGCAAGATTGTGTGTGTTGGCCGCAATTACCTCGATCACATCCGCGAAATGGGCCACGATTTTGGCGGCGACCTTCCCAAAGAGCCGGGGCTCTTCTTGAAAGCCCCCAATGCCCTGGCCCACCCCGCCAACCCGGCCCGCCCCGAGCAGTCCGGCGATGCGGTGCCTTACCCCAGCTTCACCAACCTGCTGCACTACGAAGGGGAGCTGGCGGTGGTGATTGAGAGCCGCATGAAGAACGTGCCCGAAAGCGAGGCCCTCGAGCACGTGCTGGGCTATACCTGCGCCCTGGACGTCACCGCCCGCGACAAGCAAAAAACCGACCTGCAATGGGTGCGGGCCAAGTCTGCCGACAAGTTCTGCCCCCTGGGGCCCTGGCTGGTAACCTCGCTCGATCCGCAAAACACCACCCTGCGCACCTATATAAACGGCGAGCTGCGCCAGGAGGCCCACACCAGCCTGATGATCTTCCCGGTGGCCAAAATCCTCTCCTACATCAGCAGTTTCATGACCCTGGAACCCGGCGACGTGGTGCTCACCGGCACCCCCGAGGGGGTGGGCGAGCTGAAGCCCGGCGACCTCGTGGAAGTGGCCATCGAGGGCATCGGCGACCTGCACACCCGAATTGGGCACTGA
- a CDS encoding PEGA domain-containing protein: MSALLLWILGVLGVLILLWGLTRLQKGGLAWMGLGLLLGLAGLGGAWLHQQYGTSVFWGLGMLGVLLLVWALLNLRSRLAGWTATLAVLLALTGFGSIVLLNSSSPNLLTSGAISDPLSGFRTNPTAPTSSDTPGAAPVQPSEPSPTPASPETTSPAPGSSIPQPSPEPSPPPSEPSPALPAPTPPSPSAVTGSVRELEPTCPCLLNVQVKAPNPTVRILQGTTEIASSRLERSSFLLEAGDYTLQVEAPGYRTFSVLINVPRNQNLEVELAQ; the protein is encoded by the coding sequence ATGAGCGCACTTTTACTCTGGATTCTGGGCGTTCTGGGTGTACTGATTTTGCTCTGGGGCCTGACCCGCCTGCAAAAGGGCGGGCTGGCCTGGATGGGCCTTGGTTTGCTACTGGGCCTGGCTGGGCTGGGTGGGGCCTGGCTGCACCAGCAGTATGGCACCTCGGTCTTCTGGGGGCTGGGAATGCTGGGTGTTCTTTTGCTGGTCTGGGCCCTGCTCAACCTCAGGAGCCGCCTGGCCGGCTGGACAGCCACTCTGGCCGTGCTGTTGGCGCTAACTGGCTTTGGCAGCATCGTACTCCTAAACAGCAGCAGCCCCAACCTGCTCACCTCGGGCGCCATCTCTGACCCACTAAGTGGCTTCCGCACCAACCCCACTGCCCCTACCTCGTCCGACACCCCTGGGGCTGCGCCCGTTCAGCCGTCGGAGCCCAGTCCAACCCCTGCCAGCCCCGAAACCACCTCGCCTGCACCCGGATCTAGCATCCCTCAACCCTCGCCTGAACCCTCGCCACCACCCTCCGAACCCAGCCCTGCCCTGCCTGCCCCTACCCCACCCTCACCGTCGGCTGTTACTGGAAGCGTACGCGAGCTCGAGCCCACCTGCCCCTGCCTTCTCAACGTACAGGTGAAGGCGCCCAACCCCACGGTGCGGATTTTGCAGGGCACCACCGAGATTGCCAGCAGCAGGCTCGAGCGCTCGAGCTTCTTGCTCGAGGCCGGCGACTACACCCTCCAGGTCGAGGCCCCCGGCTACCGCACCTTTAGTGTGCTGATTAATGTACCCCGCAACCAAAACCTGGAAGTAGAGCTCGCACAATAA